In Carassius gibelio isolate Cgi1373 ecotype wild population from Czech Republic chromosome B20, carGib1.2-hapl.c, whole genome shotgun sequence, the following are encoded in one genomic region:
- the LOC127983969 gene encoding serine/arginine-rich splicing factor 5 isoform X1, whose product MSGCRIFIGRLNPSAREKDVERFFKGYGKIRDIDLKRGFGFVEFDDPRDAEDAVYELDGKELCNERVTIEHARVRLRGGRGRGGSGGRFPGRYARGSQDSRRNKSVTRSVSPVRNPPPMRTENRLIVENLSSRVSWQDLKDFMRQAGEVTFADAHRPKLNEGVVEFASHSDLKNALEKLSGKEINGRKIKLVEATRKKSRTRSRSNSSSRSRSRGRSTSRSRSRSHSHSPKSHNRSRSRSRLASASPVRPKEAPRAESASPPPPAQRPPPSRSPSADSRH is encoded by the exons ATGAGCGGCTGTCGTATTTTCATCGGTCGATTGAACCCCTCTGCTCGAGAGAAGGACGTCGAGCGGTTCTTCAAGGGTTATGGAAAAATCAGGGACATTGACCTGAAAAGAGGCTTCGGATTTGTA GAATTTGATGATCCGAGAGATGCAGAAGATGCTGTTTATGAGCTTGATGGAAAAGAGCTCTGCAATGAAAG GGTGACCATTGAACATGCCCGTGTCCGTCTGCGTGGGGGCCGGGGCCGCGGAGGCAGTGGAGGACGTTTTCCCGGGCGGTATGCTCGTGGCTCCCAGGACAGCCGGAG AAATAAGTCAGTGACTCGAAGTGTTTCGCCTGTCAGGAATCCTCCACCAATGCGCACAGAGAATCGGCTCATTGTGGAGAATTTGTCATCAAGAGTCAGCTGGCAG GATTTGAAGGATTTCATGAGACAAGCTGGAGAAGTTACTTTTGCAGATGCCCATCGGCCAAAGCTTAATGAGGG TGTGGTTGAGTTTGCTTCTCATAGTGATCTAAAAAATGCCCTGGAGAAGTTGTCTGGGAAGGAGATCAATGGAAGGAAAATCAAACTTGTCGAGGCAACCAGGAAAAA ATCCAGAACTCGGTCTCGTTCAAATAGTTCCTCCCGTTCTCGTTCCCGAGGGCGCTCCACATCACGTTCTCGTAGCCGCTCACATTCCCATAGCCCCAAATCACATAACCGCTCCAGAAGTCGGTCCCGTTTGGCCAGTGCTTCTCCTGTGCGGCCCAAAGAAGCACCACGTGCTGAATCCGCATCACCGCCGCCCCCAGCACAGCGCCCCCCACCGTCCCGTTCCCCATCTGCTGACAGTCGTCATTAG
- the LOC127983969 gene encoding serine/arginine-rich splicing factor 5 isoform X2: protein MSGCRIFIGRLNPSAREKDVERFFKGYGKIRDIDLKRGFGFVEFDDPRDAEDAVYELDGKELCNERVTIEHARVRLRGGRGRGGSGGRFPGRYARGSQDSRRNPPPMRTENRLIVENLSSRVSWQDLKDFMRQAGEVTFADAHRPKLNEGVVEFASHSDLKNALEKLSGKEINGRKIKLVEATRKKSRTRSRSNSSSRSRSRGRSTSRSRSRSHSHSPKSHNRSRSRSRLASASPVRPKEAPRAESASPPPPAQRPPPSRSPSADSRH, encoded by the exons ATGAGCGGCTGTCGTATTTTCATCGGTCGATTGAACCCCTCTGCTCGAGAGAAGGACGTCGAGCGGTTCTTCAAGGGTTATGGAAAAATCAGGGACATTGACCTGAAAAGAGGCTTCGGATTTGTA GAATTTGATGATCCGAGAGATGCAGAAGATGCTGTTTATGAGCTTGATGGAAAAGAGCTCTGCAATGAAAG GGTGACCATTGAACATGCCCGTGTCCGTCTGCGTGGGGGCCGGGGCCGCGGAGGCAGTGGAGGACGTTTTCCCGGGCGGTATGCTCGTGGCTCCCAGGACAGCCGGAG GAATCCTCCACCAATGCGCACAGAGAATCGGCTCATTGTGGAGAATTTGTCATCAAGAGTCAGCTGGCAG GATTTGAAGGATTTCATGAGACAAGCTGGAGAAGTTACTTTTGCAGATGCCCATCGGCCAAAGCTTAATGAGGG TGTGGTTGAGTTTGCTTCTCATAGTGATCTAAAAAATGCCCTGGAGAAGTTGTCTGGGAAGGAGATCAATGGAAGGAAAATCAAACTTGTCGAGGCAACCAGGAAAAA ATCCAGAACTCGGTCTCGTTCAAATAGTTCCTCCCGTTCTCGTTCCCGAGGGCGCTCCACATCACGTTCTCGTAGCCGCTCACATTCCCATAGCCCCAAATCACATAACCGCTCCAGAAGTCGGTCCCGTTTGGCCAGTGCTTCTCCTGTGCGGCCCAAAGAAGCACCACGTGCTGAATCCGCATCACCGCCGCCCCCAGCACAGCGCCCCCCACCGTCCCGTTCCCCATCTGCTGACAGTCGTCATTAG